A region from the Rosa rugosa chromosome 6, drRosRugo1.1, whole genome shotgun sequence genome encodes:
- the LOC133716023 gene encoding uncharacterized protein LOC133716023: MADFRASSSQWSSETLYRDCRILVKFFEYCEEAVKVIRTKDEKAIINKICSQISWESLDTELNFLEREWISKNRTKFAYNQLSKLKCLEIVDMKEKVAVEIEEQRDPIVSDVEVILKAEPDTLIAKLKEFLGLYNKENEIQSACLPNSVIAAVQTMGCLPLSYTGLSLKELSKGKEAEKVSDYLLQAKWLINRIHSIHRIEIPKKELLEKIFSGEVEELLQLFQKVAPQCISEKKIQKESILNINRNFDSKLILERSKSLDFETQQMISSLHTWIESTSRTQITRKEFIQNITWSDLYSVHRRNVEDLLELVLLLVPTWIWEEVKNNKVIYRIDRDITLESVSWIETA, translated from the exons ATGGCAGATTTCCGCGCTAGTTCCTCACAATGGTCCTCAGAAACTCTTTACAGAGA CTGTCGAATATTGGTCAAGTTTTTCGAATATTGTGAAGAAGCGGTTAAGGTGATCCGCACGAAAGATGAAAAAGCCATTATTAACAAGATTTGCTCCCAAATTTCTTGGGAGTCATTGGACACCGAATTGAACTTCTTAGAAAGGGAATGGATATCAAAGAatag GACGAAGTTTGCTTATAATCAGTTGTCCAAGCTTAAGTGTCTTGAAATAGTTGATATGAAGGAGAAGGTTGCTGTTGAGATAGAAGAACAACGCGATCCTATTGTGTCGGATGTTGAGGTTATTCTAAAGGCGGAGCCTGACACTCTAATTGCAAAACTCAAAGAATTTCTTGGACTTTATAATAAG GAAAATGAAATACAATCAGCTTGTTTGCCCAACTCAGTTATTGCTGCTGTCCAAACTATGGGATGTTTACCATTATCATATACTGGTTTG TCCCTCAAAGAACTGTCGAAAGGTAAAGAGGCTGAAAAGGTTTCGGATTATCTTTTGCAGGCTAAGTGGCTCATCAATAGAATTCATTCTATTCACCGTATTGAAATTCCAAAAAAAGAGCTGTTAGAGAAGATATTTTCAG GTGAAGTTGAAGAGTTACTACAATTATTCCAGAAAGTAGCTCCACAATGTATTTCTGAAAAGAAGATACAAAAGGAGTCCATCTTGAA CATTAATAGGAACTTCGATTCCAAATTGATACTTGAAAGGAG TAAAAGTTTGGATTTTGAGACGCAACAGATGATTTCCAGCCTGCATACTTGGATTGAGTCAACAAGTCGTACTCAAATCACCCGAAAGGAGTTTATACAAAATATAACTTGGAGTGATCTCTATTCTGTACACAGAA GGAATGTTGAAGATCTTCTAGAATTGGTACTTTTGCTTGTCCCCACATGGATTTGGGAAGaagtgaaaaataataaagtaatctATAG GATTGATAGAGATATAACTCTTGAGTCAGTCTCCTGGATTGAAACAGCTTAA